A genome region from Blautia coccoides includes the following:
- a CDS encoding thioester domain-containing protein, which produces MKIRKLKTRIAVFGLAMLMGLSPMSSVMDVFAAEEPVPELQETELLAETEAVEPQSEEETRKVTAEDITKEVSDEEFMVETCMEGIHYDAEKEDVTLESIEREGGGAYHPDQAGTYIATYFVVPKDAKDSYTVTRKVVLTDSEGQAHTEENGGQKQKEDTESEEDSDSPVQAFAEVEITASDDTTAQALAELEEDIASGNVVLFSGADRVAGARASVHLEKGETIYYPSYIGNYLTCWFTVNGKTAYCLESHKASPPSGDYVAQVLDSNKNLQKVLYYGYGGAGDITGSYLSGKSAEEKYVYTHIAASYAYAGDAGFTGCNYDDLVNAGVIAYINHLFGMEEPPKGELSLSKTSVKAVCNGNVQKTPDIKLSGDHRNFVTVSVPKHVTIHNPSKGTSATDGKLKIYGGDTFYLTADMLHTGTYASGQLHGSVGETWRTLVLTIGNADQDIGVFESERANPVSFEVKWLEMTRIELTKKDAKTKNPLDGAVYGIYTDSKCEHLLMEMPVTGEDGKAVSDYFEAALKTVYVKEIKAPDMYAESTDVHKVDVVAGKTVSITTTDDRVTGIVHIKNIDKETQDFLPQGDSALAGAVYSLYANEDIVHPDGKTGVVFKKDSLIAQGVIKADGTLDFSELYLAQMYVKEITPPEGYTVDGTKYDATLSYEGQKVTEVTRDLTVKEQVKKQAFQLIKISEDGEQTETDLVAGAGFKVYLVSSLSKVQSGELKPSNGEQFTAEDFRGYDFSNEQVAVTYTDGKAVPIPELITDSKGYTISPELPYGLYVVEESAVPENLKAIDPFLVRVDEDRREPMQWRIFDDRPFEFLLKIIKKDAQTGNTVLKAGASYKIYDMEKEEYVEQVIQYPKKEKISVFTTNEEGYLVTPEELKCSAYRIEEVKAPEGFVRQGNEMSLVDNDTTIPVLELSNQGIYQENPKDSIVITISSNTAHQIDPDTGAIIVEVEQPNDEQVGSLTLTKTGKPTCGSAFCISMEIERKRRTALKIEAVFPSAKVRARKNIPHLFTGVMSNEIMKSTPHRRDTLKEEIIMKNIEMRERMDDYLESLELAERCGATIIQYKREALSFLEWTGEKITKEVVIRYKNKLKDEYKPATVNVKLAALNSFFTFLDRLELKVKQLKIQRQAYCSQEKELTQAEYERLVKAAKDQGNEKLAFLIQTICATGIRVSELKFITVEAVETGEAHVRLKGKNRTILLPGKLCKLLRKFIRTQHIQRGPVFVSRTGQPLDRSNIWRMMKNLCESAGVDPKKVFPHNLRHLFARKFYSIDHDIAKLADILGHSSINTTRIYIITTSREHQRQLDRMSLVLME; this is translated from the coding sequence AGAAACCAGAAAGGTGACAGCAGAGGATATCACGAAAGAGGTATCCGATGAGGAATTTATGGTGGAAACCTGTATGGAAGGAATCCATTATGATGCCGAGAAAGAGGATGTGACACTGGAAAGCATTGAAAGAGAAGGTGGCGGTGCGTATCATCCAGATCAGGCAGGTACTTATATTGCGACTTATTTCGTTGTACCGAAGGATGCAAAAGACAGCTATACCGTTACCCGGAAAGTGGTATTGACAGATAGTGAAGGTCAGGCACATACCGAGGAAAATGGCGGACAGAAGCAGAAAGAGGATACAGAATCCGAAGAGGATTCGGACTCGCCTGTGCAGGCTTTCGCAGAGGTAGAGATCACTGCTTCTGACGATACGACTGCACAGGCATTGGCAGAACTGGAAGAAGATATTGCATCCGGGAATGTGGTGCTGTTTTCCGGTGCAGACCGTGTGGCAGGAGCCAGAGCATCGGTTCATTTGGAGAAGGGGGAAACCATTTATTATCCAAGTTATATTGGGAATTATCTGACCTGCTGGTTTACCGTGAACGGTAAGACGGCATACTGTCTGGAGTCCCATAAAGCATCTCCGCCAAGCGGAGATTATGTAGCACAGGTACTGGACAGCAATAAGAACCTACAGAAAGTTTTATATTATGGCTATGGCGGTGCAGGAGATATTACAGGAAGTTATCTTTCCGGAAAGAGTGCAGAAGAAAAGTATGTCTATACACACATTGCAGCCAGCTATGCTTATGCAGGGGATGCAGGATTTACAGGCTGTAACTATGATGACTTGGTCAATGCTGGAGTGATCGCATATATCAACCATCTGTTTGGAATGGAAGAACCGCCAAAAGGAGAGCTGTCTCTGTCAAAGACATCTGTGAAAGCTGTCTGTAATGGCAATGTACAGAAAACACCAGACATCAAGTTATCCGGGGATCATAGAAACTTTGTGACCGTTTCCGTTCCAAAGCATGTGACCATCCATAACCCGAGTAAAGGCACCTCTGCAACGGATGGGAAATTAAAGATCTATGGCGGAGATACGTTTTATCTGACTGCCGATATGCTCCATACCGGAACTTATGCATCCGGTCAGCTTCATGGTTCCGTAGGAGAGACATGGAGAACGCTGGTACTCACAATCGGAAACGCTGACCAAGATATTGGTGTGTTTGAATCAGAACGTGCCAACCCGGTCAGTTTTGAAGTAAAATGGCTGGAGATGACAAGGATCGAGCTCACTAAAAAAGATGCAAAGACCAAGAATCCGCTGGATGGTGCAGTATACGGAATCTATACGGACAGCAAATGTGAGCATCTGTTAATGGAGATGCCTGTGACCGGAGAAGATGGCAAAGCAGTGAGCGATTACTTTGAGGCTGCATTAAAGACAGTATATGTTAAAGAGATCAAAGCGCCAGATATGTATGCAGAAAGTACAGATGTTCATAAAGTAGATGTGGTTGCAGGAAAGACTGTCAGTATTACGACAACCGATGACAGAGTGACGGGAATTGTGCATATTAAAAATATTGATAAGGAAACACAGGATTTTCTTCCACAGGGTGACAGCGCATTGGCAGGAGCTGTTTATAGTTTGTATGCAAATGAAGATATTGTCCACCCGGATGGGAAAACAGGGGTTGTGTTCAAAAAAGATAGCCTTATTGCTCAGGGAGTCATCAAAGCAGATGGTACACTGGATTTCTCCGAATTGTATCTGGCACAGATGTATGTAAAAGAGATTACACCGCCGGAAGGATATACAGTCGATGGGACAAAATACGATGCCACGCTTTCCTATGAAGGACAGAAGGTGACAGAGGTTACCCGTGACTTAACGGTAAAAGAGCAGGTGAAGAAACAGGCATTCCAGCTCATTAAGATCAGTGAGGACGGAGAACAGACAGAAACCGATCTTGTAGCAGGTGCCGGATTTAAGGTTTATCTGGTGAGCAGCCTGTCTAAGGTTCAGAGCGGGGAATTAAAGCCGTCCAATGGGGAGCAGTTCACAGCAGAAGATTTCCGTGGATATGATTTTAGTAACGAGCAGGTGGCTGTAACTTATACGGATGGAAAGGCAGTTCCAATTCCGGAGCTTATCACAGATTCCAAAGGTTATACCATCAGCCCGGAACTTCCGTATGGTCTTTATGTTGTAGAGGAAAGTGCTGTTCCAGAGAACTTAAAAGCCATAGATCCATTCCTTGTCCGTGTGGATGAGGACCGCAGAGAGCCAATGCAGTGGCGGATCTTTGATGACCGCCCGTTTGAATTTCTGTTAAAGATTATAAAGAAAGATGCCCAGACTGGAAATACCGTTTTGAAAGCCGGAGCATCCTATAAGATTTATGACATGGAAAAAGAGGAATATGTAGAGCAGGTGATACAGTATCCGAAAAAGGAAAAGATCAGTGTCTTTACGACCAATGAAGAGGGGTATCTGGTAACACCGGAGGAACTCAAATGTTCTGCATACCGTATCGAAGAAGTAAAAGCACCGGAAGGATTCGTAAGACAGGGAAATGAAATGTCCTTAGTAGACAATGACACGACCATCCCGGTACTGGAACTTTCTAATCAGGGAATCTATCAGGAGAATCCAAAAGACAGTATTGTGATCACCATATCCTCCAATACCGCACACCAGATCGATCCCGATACCGGAGCCATCATTGTGGAAGTGGAACAGCCAAATGATGAACAGGTAGGAAGCCTTACCCTGACTAAGACCGGGAAACCAACCTGTGGGAGCGCTTTCTGCATTTCTATGGAAATTGAAAGAAAGAGACGGACAGCCCTGAAAATAGAGGCTGTGTTTCCTTCTGCTAAAGTTAGGGCAAGAAAAAACATTCCGCATCTATTTACCGGGGTTATGTCAAATGAGATAATGAAAAGCACCCCTCACAGAAGGGACACGCTAAAGGAGGAAATCATCATGAAAAATATAGAAATGCGTGAACGAATGGACGATTACCTGGAAAGTTTGGAACTGGCGGAGCGCTGCGGCGCTACCATCATCCAGTATAAACGGGAGGCACTCTCGTTCCTGGAATGGACTGGGGAGAAAATCACCAAGGAAGTGGTGATTCGCTATAAGAACAAGCTGAAGGACGAGTATAAGCCTGCCACGGTGAATGTGAAGCTGGCAGCGCTGAACAGCTTCTTCACCTTTCTGGATCGGCTGGAACTGAAAGTTAAGCAGCTGAAGATTCAGCGGCAGGCATACTGCTCCCAGGAGAAAGAGCTGACCCAGGCTGAATATGAAAGGCTGGTGAAAGCGGCAAAGGATCAGGGGAATGAAAAGCTGGCATTCCTGATCCAGACCATTTGCGCCACGGGCATCCGGGTCTCGGAGCTGAAGTTTATCACCGTGGAGGCGGTGGAGACCGGTGAAGCCCACGTCCGGCTCAAGGGTAAGAACCGCACTATCCTGCTTCCCGGCAAGCTGTGCAAGTTACTGCGGAAATTTATCAGGACGCAGCATATCCAGAGAGGCCCAGTGTTTGTGTCTAGAACCGGGCAACCTCTGGACCGTTCTAATATCTGGCGGATGATGAAGAACCTCTGCGAGAGCGCCGGGGTGGACCCGAAGAAGGTATTTCCCCACAACCTGCGCCATCTATTTGCCAGGAAGTTCTACTCCATTGACCACGACATTGCCAAGCTGGCGGATATTTTGGGTCACAGTAGTATCAACACCACCCGGATCTACATCATCACCACCAGC